The Anabaena sp. WA102 genome contains a region encoding:
- a CDS encoding DUF2997 domain-containing protein, with product MAEYQKVEYRIGKDGKIVERVLNAIGSSCVETTKGLEKSLGEIESQELLPEYYQDDELITTSENQSLQQQ from the coding sequence ATGGCTGAATATCAAAAAGTTGAATATCGCATTGGTAAAGATGGTAAAATTGTGGAACGGGTTTTAAATGCAATCGGTTCTAGTTGTGTGGAAACAACAAAAGGGTTAGAAAAGTCCTTGGGAGAAATAGAATCTCAGGAATTGTTACCGGAATATTATCAAGATGATGAGTTAATTACCACTTCCGAAAATCAATCTTTACAACAACAATAA
- a CDS encoding AAA family ATPase yields the protein MNNPHQQLLQQIDLMLRARYPLLYIVGVEEEPIEQVLQQLTQISQTPRQLLLWDIVTGWDDNGTDKGSVMGALSRITKTPENTTIIFVLRDIHFILKNSETEKNAPVIRAIKNLTRQLKRTRQTLVLTSHILTIPPELQEEVTVIDFPLPNIEEIDYLIQQLIVPEKLNLNGLGKEQLIKACQGLSRARIRRVLAAALAAKGQVNETDIDRVLEEKKQAVRQTGILEFYTANESLKNVGGLENLKQWVRMRQDAFTEEARRYGIPNPKGILLVGIQGTGKSLSAKTIAHEWRLPLLRLDVGRLFGGIVGESESRIRQMIQLAEAISPCVLWMDEIDKAFGNINSGVDGDSGTSRRVFGTLITWMQEKTSPVFMVATANNVQILPAELLRKGRFDEIFFLNLPTEKERHDIFKVHLQKIRPSRLREFDLQRLANHSENFSGAEIQQVIIDGMHRAFGSLIDGNRRDFNTEDILAAVSETVPLAAIAKEQITSLKRWAAEAGARTASVDTLLIEELKVYSQQQGLGPLEVD from the coding sequence ATGAATAACCCCCATCAACAACTACTCCAACAAATAGACTTAATGCTTCGCGCCCGCTATCCCCTACTATATATAGTCGGAGTCGAAGAAGAACCAATAGAACAAGTCCTGCAACAACTCACCCAAATATCCCAGACACCACGACAACTATTATTATGGGATATCGTCACCGGTTGGGATGACAACGGAACTGATAAAGGTTCTGTCATGGGTGCATTATCAAGAATTACCAAAACCCCAGAAAATACAACCATAATTTTTGTATTGCGAGACATCCATTTTATCCTCAAAAACTCCGAAACAGAAAAAAATGCTCCCGTAATTCGTGCTATCAAAAACCTCACCCGTCAACTCAAACGCACACGCCAAACCCTCGTCCTCACCAGTCATATATTAACCATTCCCCCAGAACTACAAGAAGAAGTTACAGTAATTGATTTTCCCTTACCCAACATCGAAGAAATTGATTATTTAATTCAGCAATTAATAGTCCCCGAAAAACTTAACTTAAATGGACTAGGAAAAGAACAATTAATCAAAGCCTGTCAAGGATTAAGTCGCGCCAGAATTAGAAGAGTTTTAGCCGCCGCTTTAGCAGCAAAAGGACAAGTCAACGAAACAGATATTGATAGAGTTTTAGAAGAGAAAAAACAAGCAGTTCGCCAAACCGGAATCTTAGAATTTTACACCGCCAATGAATCATTAAAAAACGTCGGTGGCTTAGAAAATCTCAAACAGTGGGTGCGAATGCGTCAAGATGCTTTTACCGAAGAAGCACGACGTTATGGAATCCCCAACCCCAAAGGCATTTTATTAGTAGGAATCCAAGGAACAGGTAAATCATTATCAGCCAAAACTATCGCCCATGAATGGCGTTTACCATTGTTACGTTTGGACGTGGGGAGATTATTTGGGGGTATAGTGGGAGAAAGTGAAAGTCGCATTCGGCAAATGATACAATTAGCAGAAGCAATATCACCCTGTGTATTATGGATGGATGAAATAGATAAGGCATTTGGTAATATTAATAGTGGTGTAGATGGTGACTCTGGAACATCGCGCCGGGTATTTGGTACACTCATTACCTGGATGCAAGAAAAAACCAGTCCGGTGTTTATGGTAGCTACTGCTAATAACGTGCAAATATTACCAGCCGAGTTATTAAGAAAAGGGCGATTTGATGAAATATTCTTTTTAAATTTACCCACAGAAAAAGAACGCCATGATATTTTTAAAGTCCACTTGCAAAAAATCCGTCCTTCCCGACTGCGAGAATTTGATTTACAAAGACTCGCAAATCATAGCGAAAACTTTAGCGGTGCTGAAATTCAACAGGTAATTATTGATGGTATGCACCGCGCTTTTGGTAGTTTAATTGATGGTAATAGGCGGGATTTTAACACTGAAGATATTTTAGCTGCGGTGTCGGAAACTGTTCCTTTGGCGGCTATTGCTAAGGAACAAATTACTAGTTTAAAACGCTGGGCTGCGGAAGCTGGCGCAAGAACGGCTTCTGTTGATACGCTGTTAATTGAGGAGTTGAAGGTTTATTCTCAGCAGCAGGGTTTGGGTCCTTTGGAGGTGGATTAA
- a CDS encoding Hsp70 family protein, whose amino-acid sequence MTTIAIDFGTSNTVISILEADTQQPKSLRFPNLSRVFVDVTPQGERVEFPIIPSLMFIKSGNNIILGEGVRSQRLGLSQAYPPERLFKKFKRDLAEDYQPPARQIDGINYNAISVSELFIQTIWTEIKKQNIEPSHLIFTVPVGAFERYLDWFRDLGQKLNVPQVSIVDESTAAALGYAVKRPDKLILVVDFGGGTLDLSLVKTVNNSDENNSLRAVLY is encoded by the coding sequence ATGACAACTATCGCAATTGATTTTGGTACAAGCAATACTGTAATTAGTATTTTAGAAGCTGATACTCAACAACCTAAAAGTTTACGTTTTCCTAATTTATCCCGTGTATTTGTGGATGTTACTCCTCAAGGTGAAAGAGTAGAATTTCCGATTATTCCCAGTTTAATGTTTATTAAATCAGGTAATAATATTATATTAGGTGAAGGTGTTCGTAGTCAAAGATTAGGACTTTCTCAAGCTTATCCTCCTGAACGGTTATTTAAAAAGTTTAAACGTGATTTAGCTGAAGATTATCAACCACCAGCAAGACAAATTGATGGGATAAATTATAATGCTATTTCTGTTTCTGAGTTGTTTATCCAAACTATTTGGACAGAAATTAAAAAGCAAAATATCGAACCTAGTCATTTAATTTTTACTGTTCCCGTTGGTGCTTTTGAACGTTATTTAGATTGGTTTCGAGATTTAGGTCAAAAATTAAATGTTCCTCAAGTTTCCATTGTTGATGAATCTACAGCAGCAGCTTTAGGATATGCTGTAAAACGCCCTGATAAGTTAATTTTAGTGGTTGATTTTGGTGGGGGAACTCTCGATTTAAGCTTAGTTAAAACTGTGAATAATTCTGATGAAAATAACAGTTTACGCGCAGTTTTATACTAA
- a CDS encoding nucleotide exchange factor GrpE, with protein MLEQINDIAFAVILVIIVYIILRFLFPANNQDIPINNQPVTSLDTEHKIKELEIQCQRLREELKQQSQQLQSDFQHETFTQLQTLLSNYPTVKKMALAKPDLPAKNLVSLFTSLDNLITNWGYTAIGETWEQVNYNPQLHQADSDDIQEGELVYVRFIGYQDGDKVLYPAKVSRTLPPGFNNT; from the coding sequence ATGCTAGAACAAATTAATGATATTGCTTTTGCTGTAATTCTCGTAATCATCGTTTATATTATTCTCCGGTTTTTATTCCCAGCAAATAATCAAGATATACCTATTAATAATCAACCCGTAACTTCTCTAGACACAGAACATAAGATTAAAGAGTTAGAAATTCAATGTCAACGACTACGAGAAGAATTAAAACAACAATCTCAACAATTACAAAGTGATTTTCAACATGAAACTTTTACCCAATTACAAACTTTACTCAGCAATTATCCCACAGTCAAAAAAATGGCTTTAGCTAAACCTGACTTACCTGCTAAAAACTTAGTTTCTCTATTTACATCTTTAGATAATTTAATTACTAATTGGGGTTATACTGCTATTGGGGAAACTTGGGAACAGGTTAATTATAATCCCCAATTACATCAAGCTGATAGTGATGATATTCAAGAAGGGGAATTAGTCTATGTTCGTTTTATTGGTTATCAAGATGGTGATAAAGTTCTCTATCCTGCTAAAGTTAGTCGCACTCTTCCCCCAGGATTCAATAATACTTAA
- a CDS encoding HEPN domain-containing protein: protein MNQDEIDAKIAQLVANIDRRLASENISIFDRVYIVQREICHALNINIDSFHLDTKTISLLMNIDSWYRKNYMIKINVKNFIQEKPFFLQGGIYYIYVGKLTGEYYSIPDNTNLPEVIIQDLTEQEIKFLRDELKKVKIQWKAIDNLKSVIIWRDEREKSENDFIGLQDDDFYLAAETINFLSLAIEDLNLAILTLKNTSTNNYQFVIFPLSQAIEKLLKACVISENLMLGQEIEDLLTTLRSNKYGHNLLKIVQDYRQIIPFPENIESEIKKYSFFHNNAKSRYDITPVSSEQAVGMIDAVLNIFQLISGKLYMPLEEAMYGHEYSSEISEYYDQLEDDNCDFD, encoded by the coding sequence ATGAACCAAGATGAAATAGATGCTAAAATAGCTCAATTAGTAGCTAATATAGATCGCAGATTGGCAAGTGAAAATATATCTATTTTTGACAGAGTTTATATTGTTCAGAGGGAAATATGCCATGCTCTTAATATTAATATTGATTCTTTTCATTTAGATACAAAGACTATATCATTATTGATGAACATTGATAGTTGGTATAGAAAAAATTATATGATTAAAATAAATGTCAAGAATTTCATCCAAGAGAAACCATTTTTTCTGCAAGGAGGTATTTATTATATTTATGTGGGGAAATTAACAGGTGAATATTACAGTATCCCTGATAATACAAATTTACCAGAAGTCATAATACAAGATTTAACAGAACAAGAAATTAAATTTTTACGTGATGAACTTAAAAAAGTAAAAATACAATGGAAAGCCATAGACAATCTAAAATCTGTTATTATTTGGCGGGATGAAAGAGAAAAAAGTGAAAATGATTTTATCGGTCTTCAGGATGATGATTTTTACTTAGCTGCTGAAACAATAAATTTTCTTTCTCTTGCTATTGAGGATTTGAATCTTGCTATTCTTACTTTAAAAAATACCAGCACCAATAATTATCAATTCGTAATTTTTCCGCTTTCACAAGCAATTGAAAAGCTATTAAAAGCTTGTGTTATTTCAGAAAATTTAATGCTGGGTCAAGAAATTGAAGACTTACTGACAACTTTAAGAAGTAACAAATATGGACACAATTTACTAAAAATAGTTCAAGATTACAGGCAAATTATTCCTTTTCCTGAAAATATAGAATCAGAGATAAAAAAATATTCTTTTTTCCATAACAATGCTAAGTCTAGATATGATATTACGCCCGTCTCCTCAGAGCAAGCAGTAGGTATGATAGACGCTGTATTAAATATCTTTCAATTAATAAGCGGAAAACTTTATATGCCTTTAGAGGAAGCTATGTATGGTCATGAATATTCTTCGGAAATATCAGAATATTATGATCAATTAGAGGATGATAATTGTGATTTTGATTAA
- a CDS encoding DUF1257 domain-containing protein has protein sequence MSHFTTIKVQIKQGEVLLDVLQELGYQVEQNTQVRGYRGDKTNAEYVIKQSNGYDLGFRKNEESYELVADFWGAKINQQEFINNISQKYAHKTLMETIQTEGFSVEEEEVLEDGTVRVLVGRWV, from the coding sequence ATGTCTCATTTTACAACTATCAAGGTGCAAATTAAACAGGGTGAAGTTTTGCTTGACGTTTTGCAAGAGTTAGGTTATCAAGTTGAACAAAATACTCAAGTTCGGGGTTATAGGGGTGATAAAACTAATGCTGAATATGTGATTAAGCAATCTAATGGTTATGATTTAGGTTTTCGTAAAAATGAAGAAAGTTATGAATTAGTGGCAGATTTTTGGGGTGCGAAAATTAATCAACAGGAGTTTATTAATAATATCAGTCAAAAGTACGCCCATAAAACTTTGATGGAAACCATACAAACTGAGGGTTTTAGTGTGGAAGAAGAGGAAGTTTTAGAGGATGGTACGGTGCGGGTTTTAGTTGGTAGATGGGTTTAA